The sequence below is a genomic window from Haematobia irritans isolate KBUSLIRL chromosome 3, ASM5000362v1, whole genome shotgun sequence.
actatgtggtttagggtataaatatgcatttaatactagtgacgccatctatgtgtcaggccgggtacttatcagccaacctgttagctgatcgtatttagacttacatgtagctcttacataaatctattgctctatttgcagaaatttggatttattacccacaactaattgaccgatttcctcttgttttaataatggactcaatattagtggcacacTAACTCTTTtgatgcaaaataaactatagctcctaatattagacatttctgcacagattgtgacaagacacccataaacatgtacccccctttatgttctccaaaacctatacgaatgataccccacaaatgcttatgtttattaattcagtaggggtggtttagggtatgatatagtctgccccgcccgaatttctactttactcacttgtttgaaattaatttttcttggtttttatacccaccaccagagaatggtgacggggtataataagtttgtcattccgtttgtaacgcaacgaaatatcgatttccgactatataaagtatatatatattcttgatcaggcagaaattctaagacgatataagcatgtccgtctgtccgtctgtctgtctgtctggctgtctgttgtaatcacgctacagcattcaataatggagctatcgtcctgaaatttggcacagaatcgtcttttgtctgcgcgcaggtcaagttcgaagatgggctatatcgggccatgttttggtatagcccccatataaaccgacctctttcgcttatagaaaccgtagttttcatccaatttgcgcgaaattgaaaatctagagatattttgggaccttgaagaggtgtgccaaaaatggagagtgtcggtccatgttttggtatagcccccatataaaccgacctcctgatttggggtctttcgcttatagaaaccgtagttttcatccaatttgcgcgaaattgaaaatcaagagatattttgggaccttgaagaggtgtgccaaaaatggtgagtgtcggtccatgttttggtatagcccccatataaaccgacctcccgatttggggtctttcgcttatagaaatatatagttttcatccaatttgcgcgaaattgaaaatctaggggtattttggaaccttgaagaggtgtgccaaaaatggtgagtgtcagtgcatgttttggtatagcccccatatagaccgatctcccgactttacttcttgggcttatagaatccgtagtttttatccaatttgcctcaatttcaaattctagaggtattttagaaccataaagaggtgtgccaaaaatggtgagtagcggtccatgttttggtatagtccccatataaaccgatctcccgtattttctttttgggcttatagaattcgtagtttttatccaatttgcctgaaactggaaatctttaggtattttagaactgtgaagaggtgtgccaaaaatggtgagtatcggtccatgttttggtatagcccccatatagaccgagctCCCGATCTtatttcttacgcgtctagaaacagtattttttatccgatttgtctgaaattgaaaatctagaggtattgtgggactataaagaggtgtgtcaaaaatggtccgtatcggtccatgttttggtatagcccacatatagaccgatctcccgattttgcttctaggtcttctagaaactatatttaccatccgatttgcctgaaattggaaatctagaggtatttgaggaccataaaaaggtgtgccgaaaatggtgctcatcggtccatatttcggtatagcccccatatagactgatctcccgattttgcttcttgggcttctagaaactatatttcctatccgattttcctgaaattgaaaatctagagttcttttgggaccataaaaaggtgtgtcgaaaatggtgcccatcggtccatgatttggtatagcccccatatagaccgatctcccgattttgcttcttgggcttctaaaaactatatttaccatccgatttgcctgaaattctagagcttctataaactttatttattacccgattttcctgaaattcgaaatcgagatgtatttttggaccactaataagtgtgccgaaattgaggtatatcgaggaccattttttggtataacccccatatagactgatctctcgatttttacttcatgGGCGTCTAGATACTATATtttttagccgatttgtttgaaattgaaaatctggaggtattttaagaacacatatatgtgagtagcaaatgatgcctatcggtccatgttttggtatagccccaatatagatcgatctcccggctttatttcttgggcttctagaatccgtagtttttatacgatttgctggaaattagtaatctataatgaaattttagacaaacgaaatttccttttcgtataaagtattttcgtttattcaacgattgtctctaaaatgtatgtcaaaaaaaaaaaaactttgcttgcctaaaattacgtttctcaaaaaagaaaacacttatttcatggtcatgaaaattgcttgaaactgaaagtagaatttccagatttaactcatcgtatttgtttaaataatggcggaaataatctacagatttaagatttcaaatcaagtcgtAATTTCataatatacacgatatgtttataattctctaaacctcaaacaaaattggttctcataaatccagaatctgatctggtcttcattgacttgcttgggagaagatttgtcatcaaaccccctacaattctatatatgatcaaggaacccactacgacgaagagttttcaaactaaactattatatttgattcatggtggtgggtatttaagattcggccgaatttactgctttatatacttgtttttttttttttttaaaggaaacaTCTACAGCTACATCTACATTTCGATATTGGAGGGAACTGAACACTTAAGTGTCCTTTATACGCCCAACCTAAACGGGAGGTTGATCTATATGGGAGCTGACTTTACCcggtaaatacaaaaatttggcaTTTCTCTTTATGGAACCAAAATACCTATAGAGTTCCAATTTCACGAGTCTATGTTAGATGTTCAAGAATTTTAGTCGAATTATGGGTATATGTGGAGGCAAACAAGAAAATACAAGCGAAAGTTCGGACAGGAcgaatctgatgaaattttatatggggctatacgtaaaagtggtccgatatggcccatttgcaataccatacgacctacatacaataacaactaattttaccaagtttcaagtcgatagcttgtttccgtGTCCCCCCGTTGACTTTAAACGGGGATGCATTTTGGAATATTTCAGCtactaattaaaacaaaacagtaacaacaatttataaaggtATAATAACACTAGTATACactcaaaatgtacacttgatgaaaatcaactttttttatgtattttgagctgctgaattcgaaaaaaaatttaaaattttgtatagaagagttttttagatatcccgttatttttaaaatttcgctcTTTTTCcactcaatttttcaaaaaatttttcgaattcagcagctcaaaatgcataagaaaagttgattttcatcaagtgtacatgcatttttttttgtagactaGTGTAATTAATAAAAGCTTTGGAAGTATACAAATTaccaactttagaaaacaaggTGCTAATTGATTGATTCCGGTAATTGCCATTTCGGTATGTCCTCCATAGGACGCAGGGCGTTGCGCCTTGTCGGTGGTAGACGTTCTCGGGCTATGTGgaaccactgtgccaaaaaccaaaaagaacattGCCCGAAGAAAATAATTCTCAGTAGGACAAACAGGTTCTGCAATGAATGCGAGGATCATCTTGCAGAGCGgtaaaagaaaaacttattcaACCTAATCTGAAGAGAGTTACCAAACCACTTTTCACATGACCACATTTTGGTAAGTAAAGATTCAAAGAATTACAGCTCTCTATGCCAGTAAACTCTACATAAGACAGATTGCAACGAAGCAAACAACGAAAACATATACGACTTAAAGCACCATTGCCTTTATTCCACTTGACAGTCAAGTTTTTTTCATCGAACATATAGGAACCGTTTTCTCAACACGCaagtgtataaaaaaattacttcaaataacaacaatgaattttttattatatttcattggACTTCAAGTAATCTTCAGTCAATATACAATAAGAACTGTGAAAAGTGCAGCTATAATTTGTGATGATGCCAAATTAATTAAAGCAACTGAAAGCAAAGAAGTTGAAAATAAATTCGCCCACAATACTTCCGTACATCATTTACAGCACGAACAGCCGCCATCTTATGAAGGAACAAATAAACTGaatatatttctacataaaatacaaTGTTCTTTGGAGAAGGCTAAACCATGGATAGATGAACTGCAGCAAGAAGCTAAACGATTGGAAGAAGCAGCCAAAATTTTGGGTTTAGGTATTCTAAATAGTTTTGGAGATTTTATCCACAAATTGGCAGAAGATGATCCAGTTAAGAGTCCAGCAAATGCAACAGCTGGCCATATGGAAAGCaacataacaacaacaacaacaacgcagGAGgtgtctacagaaaaaatatctgaTTTTTTGTGCCCTGATGGTTTTGTAGCCGATCATAATGGCATATGTGAAAGAATTGAGGATAATTTAAGTTTATAATAAATagacaaaaatagaaatattgaagagaaagtttttttttctgaagaataTAACTCTTTGTGAAAAAtacgttttaaaaatttccacttAGTTGGTTGTATGCTTTTCACtcgaaaacaagtttttttttacaaaattttctgtagaaataaaattttgtcaacattttattcttacccccaatttcataaagctccgttagtgttccattaattaaccaacttttaaaccgtattatggacgaagctgtcatcttgcctttatattctataggccagttaggaacttaaatgacggaaatttttcagttaaagttaacctgaGACATGATatatgcaatttactttctgttaactggcagttaaagcctaacggagctacactccaaaaaaaagtgaactctctatttcactaaaaccatattaactttatattagttcatagaatcattatgtttggaaaaagtttattttagtcaaataattttttgcgtatgttagttaaatgaactaaaaaacgggaaaaggttatacacaaataaagcataaagatttcctaatttcgtatttcttacaaaatagttcattatttctttaaatttgtaaattttaccaaaaatgtgtccatcgtgaacttcgtatgtcactaaagaaattcttgcaattttgaactccaagatttctcttaaaactaaaaaattttctttaactactgaaaaaatttagttatgtctaataaattttcttgaatttttcgaaaaatatttacttatttttgccatatcggagtgatgccagcgcttgtaataccgtttagttaaaattttctaaaaaagttccaaattttctaaaattaatcgaaagttatctttcctggtgggttcactgttttttcagtgtatatgaaaatggccgttatagaaataaaattttgacaaaattttttatagaaataaaattttgaaaaatttttggtagaaataaaattttacaaaatttcctatagaaataaaattttgacaaaattttctaaaaagataaaatttttacaaaattttctatagatataaaattcttacaaaattttctatagagataaaatttttacaaaattttctatagaaataaaattttggcaaaattttctatagagataaaattttgaaaaaattttctatagaaataaaattttgaccaaatattctatataaatacaattttgacaaaatattctatagaaatacttttttgacaaaattttcattttctatagcaataaaattttgacaacattttttacagaaataaaattttgacaagattttctatagaaataaaattttgacaaaattttctatagaaataaaattttgacaaaatcttctacagaaataaatttttgccaaaattttgtatagaaataaaattttgacaaaattttttatagaaataa
It includes:
- the LOC142229312 gene encoding uncharacterized protein LOC142229312, which codes for MNFLLYFIGLQVIFSQYTIRTVKSAAIICDDAKLIKATESKEVENKFAHNTSVHHLQHEQPPSYEGTNKLNIFLHKIQCSLEKAKPWIDELQQEAKRLEEAAKILGLGILNSFGDFIHKLAEDDPVKSPANATAGHMESNITTTTTTQEVSTEKISDFLCPDGFVADHNGICERIEDNLSL